Genomic window (Arachis hypogaea cultivar Tifrunner chromosome 13, arahy.Tifrunner.gnm2.J5K5, whole genome shotgun sequence):
CCCCGATGAAAGAAGAATTTCTCagttgaaattaaataattaaaagagagatgaagaggaagatgaacATGAGCTTATAGGTTAAAGCATTTAAGGCGCCAAATTTTGATGAAACCAATTAGAGCTACAAGGAAAGTTGCATAACACATACCATCCCATTGCATTATCCTTCTAACCAATCTTGATCTGAGTGCCACAATCCTGTGACAAGATCTTGGTACCGTTGCCAAGATTGCTAACCATAATCTTGCATGCAATCTTAGACTCGAGAGGCCCTGTCTTCATTCTCACGGTTGTCATCTTTACCCAAAGTTTCATATCCAAATCCAGAGTAACATTCTTCGATTTCTCCAATGCCCTATGCAACCGTTCACTCGTCCCCGTCAGATTAATATTAACTTCCGTCGAATTACCTTTCTCTTGTTTCAGCGCTGGGAACCACGTTCCCCTTGCAACCTTAGTATTTTCGAACGTCGTCATAGAAATATCCGCATTGTTGGCGTACTGCAGCCCCAACTTCTTGTTGCGGTTGTGGGCCGTCAACGTAATCTCGTACTGCGGTGGCGGTGGTGGCGAATTCTTGCCACCGCGCACGGTCTTCACCGAAATATGGGTGACCTCGAATTTGGGTTTGGTTGGTTTGTAGATTAAGAACAAGGTGGCAAGGGTAATGCCAACAATGGCGAGGATGGAGATGATTATTATGGCGGTGGTGATCAACACACGGGGAGAGAAGCAACCGCAATTGCATTCCCTTTTCTTTGGTTTTGTTGGGTTCCGGTATTTCTCGGCGATGAGGGCATTCTCGCGCGGCGGCACGTGGTAGACTTGGTCCTTTGGGAATTGGACGATGTAGGTGTCCTGTTGGCGTTGCCCTTGCCCAGGAGGCGGCGGTAACACTAGGGTCGAGATGGCGCGATCATCCGCGTCATCTC
Coding sequences:
- the LOC112733317 gene encoding NDR1/HIN1-like protein 13: MERQEDHQGRDDADDRAISTLVLPPPPGQGQRQQDTYIVQFPKDQVYHVPPRENALIAEKYRNPTKPKKRECNCGCFSPRVLITTAIIIISILAIVGITLATLFLIYKPTKPKFEVTHISVKTVRGGKNSPPPPPQYEITLTAHNRNKKLGLQYANNADISMTTFENTKVARGTWFPALKQEKGNSTEVNINLTGTSERLHRALEKSKNVTLDLDMKLWVKMTTVRMKTGPLESKIACKIMVSNLGNGTKILSQDCGTQIKIG